One genomic region from Evansella sp. LMS18 encodes:
- the pyrR gene encoding bifunctional pyr operon transcriptional regulator/uracil phosphoribosyltransferase PyrR — MSKAIMDEQAIRRALTRIAHEIIERNKGIDNCILVGIKTRGIYLAQRLAEKIEQIEGEAIEVGEVDITLYRDDLTTKTQDDEPELKGTSISAGVDNKKVILIDDVLYTGRTVRAALDALIDLGRPEQIQLAVLIDRGHRELPIRPDFIGKNVPTSKSEVVEAKLNEVDGIDEVKITQKTSL, encoded by the coding sequence ATGTCGAAAGCAATTATGGACGAACAGGCGATCCGCAGGGCTCTTACAAGGATTGCTCACGAAATAATTGAAAGAAATAAAGGTATCGATAATTGTATCCTTGTAGGGATTAAAACGAGGGGAATTTATCTTGCTCAGCGCCTGGCTGAAAAGATTGAGCAAATCGAAGGTGAGGCTATAGAAGTTGGCGAAGTGGATATCACGCTTTACAGAGATGACCTCACAACGAAAACACAGGATGATGAGCCGGAGCTGAAAGGAACAAGTATTTCAGCTGGAGTGGATAACAAAAAAGTGATCCTTATTGACGATGTGCTTTATACAGGCAGAACAGTAAGAGCGGCACTGGATGCGCTTATCGACCTGGGCAGGCCCGAACAGATACAGCTGGCGGTACTAATCGACCGGGGTCACCGGGAACTCCCAATCAGACCGGATTTTATCGGAAAGAACGTTCCCACTTCCAAATCAGAAGTTGTAGAAGCAAAACTTAATGAAGTGGATGGAATTGATGAAGTAAAAATCACACAAAAAACCTCCCTTTAA
- a CDS encoding solute carrier family 23 protein, with the protein MKQKTIEVNEIPRIDKWIILSIQHLFAMFGATILVPLLTGLSPAVALVSSGLGTLAYLLITKGQVPAYLGSSFAFIMPIIAGMSIGGPEGVMIGSFFAGLLYGIVAVIIKYTGVRWLMNLLPPIVVGPVIMVIGLGLAGVAIDMAMNDPVTEAYSGIHFAVALGTLLVTIIASVFFKGFFGLIPILIGIVAGYTIAYTQGLVDLAAVREANWIQAPDFIIPFVTYSPSFSWEIFLIMVPIAVVTLSEHIGDQMVLSKVVGRNFVEKPGLHRSIFGDGIATIISSFLGGPPNTTYGENIGVVALTRVFSVYVIGGAAVTAVLFGFVGKVSALITTIPTAVMGGVSILLFGIIASSGLRMMIDNKVDIGKKRNLIISSVILVIGIGGAFIQVNENIQIAGMALATVIGIILNLTLPGREKVADPDEIFESETKKQDREAA; encoded by the coding sequence ATGAAACAAAAAACAATTGAGGTAAACGAAATTCCACGAATTGATAAATGGATTATATTAAGCATCCAGCACCTTTTCGCTATGTTCGGCGCTACGATCCTTGTACCGCTTCTCACAGGGTTAAGCCCTGCAGTAGCGCTTGTTTCCAGCGGTCTTGGAACACTTGCATATCTCCTTATAACAAAAGGCCAGGTGCCGGCTTATCTCGGATCTTCATTCGCCTTCATTATGCCGATTATAGCGGGTATGAGCATCGGTGGGCCTGAAGGAGTAATGATCGGAAGCTTCTTTGCCGGATTACTGTACGGAATTGTAGCGGTAATCATTAAATACACAGGAGTGCGCTGGCTGATGAACCTCCTCCCGCCGATTGTTGTAGGGCCGGTTATCATGGTTATCGGTCTGGGACTTGCAGGAGTCGCTATCGACATGGCGATGAACGACCCTGTGACTGAAGCATACAGCGGTATACACTTTGCGGTAGCCCTTGGGACATTGCTTGTCACTATTATAGCGTCGGTGTTCTTTAAAGGATTCTTTGGACTTATACCAATCCTGATTGGAATTGTAGCAGGTTATACAATCGCCTATACCCAGGGATTGGTTGACCTTGCAGCAGTAAGGGAAGCAAACTGGATTCAGGCACCGGATTTCATCATCCCGTTCGTAACATACAGCCCGTCATTTTCATGGGAAATCTTCCTGATCATGGTGCCGATTGCTGTAGTAACACTATCTGAACACATCGGAGATCAGATGGTATTAAGTAAAGTAGTTGGCAGAAACTTTGTGGAAAAGCCAGGACTTCACCGTTCCATCTTCGGGGATGGAATTGCAACGATTATCAGCTCGTTCCTTGGCGGGCCTCCGAACACCACCTATGGGGAAAATATCGGAGTTGTAGCACTTACGAGAGTGTTCAGCGTCTACGTGATCGGGGGAGCTGCAGTGACAGCTGTACTGTTCGGCTTTGTCGGAAAGGTGTCTGCTCTCATTACGACAATTCCTACAGCGGTAATGGGCGGTGTATCAATCCTTCTGTTCGGTATCATCGCTTCCAGCGGATTAAGAATGATGATTGATAACAAAGTGGACATCGGTAAAAAACGTAACCTGATCATCTCTTCAGTAATCCTTGTTATCGGGATTGGCGGAGCATTCATCCAGGTCAATGAGAACATCCAAATCGCAGGAATGGCTCTTGCTACAGTGATCGGGATCATTCTTAACCTTACTCTTCCAGGCAGAGAGAAAGTCGCAGACCCGGACGAGATTTTTGAAAGTGAGACTAAAAAGCAGGATAGAGAAGCAGCTTAA
- the carA gene encoding glutamine-hydrolyzing carbamoyl-phosphate synthase small subunit — MKRLLVLENGAVFEGKAIGSEKESEGEVVFNTGMTGYQEIMSDPSYCGQIVTMTYPLIGNYGINRDDFESIIPNIHGLIVKEASAYPSHFRSNLSLDEWLKHFDIPGLEGIDTRKLTKMIRETGTLKGRLCSADADTEEIISYLQQASFPTDQVERVSTKTRFVNPGTKERVVLIDYGVKKGIVKNLVAEGYEVMVVPHNTTAEEIRLFQPDGIVLSNGPGNPQDVPEAIKTVRELTGEIPIFGICLGHQLLALASGAKTAKMKFGHRGSNHPVKDLRTGQIAITAQNHGYTVLPESLADTELEITHINVNDGSVEGIRHKEVPAFSVQYHPEASPGPEDANGLFKEFRQMLKDHAARKGIIHA, encoded by the coding sequence ATGAAGAGATTACTAGTTCTTGAAAATGGAGCGGTGTTTGAAGGAAAGGCAATCGGAAGCGAAAAGGAAAGTGAAGGGGAAGTAGTATTTAACACAGGGATGACAGGTTACCAGGAAATCATGTCAGACCCTTCGTATTGCGGCCAGATTGTTACAATGACATATCCGTTGATCGGAAATTACGGTATAAACCGGGATGACTTTGAAAGTATTATACCGAATATTCACGGCCTGATCGTCAAAGAGGCCTCCGCTTATCCAAGCCACTTCCGTTCAAATCTTTCACTGGATGAATGGCTGAAACATTTTGACATCCCAGGGCTTGAAGGAATTGATACGAGAAAACTGACAAAAATGATTCGCGAGACTGGCACCTTAAAAGGGCGGCTGTGTTCTGCTGACGCGGATACAGAAGAAATAATTTCTTATCTGCAGCAGGCGAGTTTTCCGACAGATCAGGTAGAAAGAGTTTCTACAAAAACACGTTTTGTTAACCCGGGAACGAAGGAGCGGGTAGTTCTCATCGATTACGGAGTGAAAAAAGGGATAGTTAAAAATCTGGTGGCGGAAGGTTATGAAGTCATGGTCGTGCCACACAACACGACAGCTGAAGAAATACGTCTTTTCCAGCCCGATGGTATCGTGCTGAGTAACGGTCCGGGAAACCCTCAGGATGTGCCTGAGGCTATAAAAACAGTCAGAGAATTAACTGGTGAAATCCCAATCTTCGGTATTTGCTTAGGCCACCAGCTCCTCGCATTGGCTTCCGGAGCAAAGACAGCGAAAATGAAATTCGGCCACCGGGGAAGCAACCACCCAGTTAAGGACTTAAGAACCGGCCAGATTGCTATAACAGCCCAGAATCACGGGTACACGGTCCTGCCGGAAAGCCTCGCTGACACTGAGCTTGAAATAACGCATATTAACGTAAATGACGGGTCGGTTGAAGGTATCCGCCATAAAGAAGTCCCTGCATTCAGCGTGCAGTACCATCCGGAAGCTTCACCAGGCCCGGAAGATGCGAATGGATTATTCAAAGAATTTCGCCAGATGCTTAAAGATCATGCAGCAAGGAAGGGGATCATTCATGCCTAA
- a CDS encoding dihydroorotate dehydrogenase electron transfer subunit — MKDEYLKIKEQKQLAPNIFQVKLQGKSVREMTAPGQFVHVKIQPGIDPSLRRPLSIADVEAEKEELTLIYRTEGRGTKLLAGKVPGEEIKVFGPLGKGFPTDAVKPGDTCLLVGGGVGIPPLYYLGRQLAEKGAEIITILGFRKAEDIFLEEEFQQLGKVIITTEDGSRGVKGYVTDAINQLAASYDTYYTCGPNPMLRAVEETAKGPGFVSMEERMGCGIGACLACVCQLKDPDSTSGRKYRKICSDGPVFPAGEVLI, encoded by the coding sequence ATGAAAGATGAATATCTGAAGATTAAGGAACAGAAACAGCTGGCACCGAATATTTTCCAGGTGAAACTTCAAGGAAAATCAGTCCGGGAGATGACAGCTCCCGGGCAGTTTGTCCATGTGAAGATCCAGCCCGGGATTGACCCTTCCCTCCGCAGGCCATTGAGTATTGCTGATGTGGAGGCGGAAAAAGAGGAACTGACTCTTATATACCGTACGGAAGGCAGAGGCACGAAGCTCCTTGCCGGGAAAGTTCCGGGGGAAGAAATTAAGGTTTTCGGTCCATTAGGCAAAGGTTTCCCGACAGATGCAGTAAAACCCGGCGATACATGCCTTCTTGTGGGAGGAGGAGTGGGAATCCCGCCACTTTATTATCTTGGAAGGCAGCTTGCTGAAAAAGGTGCAGAAATTATTACTATTCTGGGATTTCGGAAGGCAGAGGACATTTTTCTCGAAGAGGAATTTCAGCAGCTTGGCAAAGTGATCATTACAACGGAAGACGGCTCAAGAGGTGTTAAAGGCTATGTTACAGATGCAATAAATCAGCTTGCTGCCAGTTATGACACTTATTATACTTGCGGACCTAACCCGATGCTGAGAGCAGTGGAAGAAACGGCAAAGGGACCAGGGTTTGTCTCCATGGAGGAAAGAATGGGCTGCGGTATAGGCGCATGTCTCGCCTGTGTATGCCAGCTGAAGGACCCTGACAGTACGAGCGGCAGGAAATATCGCAAAATTTGCAGTGACGGGCCAGTATTTCCAGCGGGAGAGGTGTTAATATGA
- a CDS encoding aspartate carbamoyltransferase catalytic subunit produces MKHLRTLNDLTINELEEILNMAKQMEDTFFQQQYPPVTVANLFFEPSTRTKCSFEVAQNELGLHAITLDEETSSVQKGETLYDTVRTLEAIGCKAVIIRSSQEAYYKELENISIPVINAGDGAGDHPTQSLLDLLTIQQEFVIFQGVNIVISGDIRHSRVARTNADILRKLGANVFFTGPEEWMDPAITKGNVVTMDEAVEKAHVMMMLRIQTERHQNEEGLSKEEYHTKYGLTVEREKRMLPEAIIMHPAPVNRDVEIADELVECNRSRIFKQMKNGVLARKAVLASLLNLKGEKQHARII; encoded by the coding sequence ATGAAACACTTAAGAACATTAAACGATTTAACGATTAATGAGCTCGAAGAAATTTTAAATATGGCAAAACAGATGGAAGATACCTTTTTTCAGCAGCAGTATCCGCCTGTGACAGTTGCAAACCTGTTTTTTGAACCGAGCACAAGGACGAAATGCAGCTTTGAGGTAGCTCAGAACGAACTTGGGCTTCATGCAATTACCCTTGATGAAGAGACATCGAGCGTTCAAAAAGGTGAAACACTATACGATACTGTAAGAACCCTGGAAGCCATAGGCTGTAAAGCGGTAATCATCCGGTCCAGCCAGGAGGCTTATTATAAAGAGCTTGAGAATATCTCGATCCCTGTTATTAATGCCGGCGATGGAGCAGGGGACCACCCGACACAGTCCCTGCTCGATCTCCTGACAATCCAGCAGGAATTCGTCATCTTCCAGGGCGTTAACATCGTGATTTCCGGTGACATCAGGCACAGCAGAGTGGCCCGCACGAATGCTGACATACTTAGAAAATTAGGCGCAAATGTATTTTTCACCGGTCCGGAAGAATGGATGGACCCGGCCATTACAAAAGGCAACGTCGTAACAATGGACGAAGCGGTGGAAAAAGCCCATGTGATGATGATGCTCAGAATCCAGACAGAGCGCCATCAGAACGAAGAAGGCTTATCGAAAGAAGAATATCATACGAAATACGGGCTGACCGTTGAGAGGGAAAAAAGGATGCTTCCTGAGGCAATCATTATGCACCCTGCACCTGTGAACCGTGATGTGGAAATCGCTGATGAACTGGTGGAATGTAACCGTTCGAGAATATTTAAGCAAATGAAAAATGGTGTATTAGCAAGAAAGGCCGTACTGGCCAGCTTACTTAATCTGAAGGGGGAAAAACAGCATGCGCGCATTATATAA
- a CDS encoding dihydroorotase: MRALYKNGWFFNEKGERETISIAVNSESGEIEKIYKGESEITVKFDEVVDLNGMLITPGFVDLHVHLREPGGEKKETIETGTMAAARGGFTTIAAMPNTRPVPDTPEHFTAISEAMKEKGHVRVLPYASITERQAGKNLTDMESLAELGAFAFTDDGVGVQEAGKMYEAMLAAAKVSKAVVAHCEDNSLLYGGAVHEGEFSKKHNIPGILSAAESVHIARDVLLAEAAGAHYHVCHVSTKESVRVIRDAKRAGIKVTAEVTPHHLILCEDDIPGADANYKMNPPLRRREDREALIEGLLDGTIDFIATDHAPHTKEEKELPVEEAPFGIVGLEIAFPLLYTKLVKKGVCELHELIQWLTEKPADAFNLPYGRLEEGNAADFTIINLEHTARVNPEEFYSKGKNTPFKNELLTAWPVQTVAAGKTAWKNEEVMS; encoded by the coding sequence ATGCGCGCATTATATAAAAATGGATGGTTCTTTAACGAAAAAGGAGAAAGAGAAACAATCTCTATCGCAGTGAACTCAGAATCAGGGGAAATCGAAAAAATCTACAAAGGTGAGTCTGAAATCACAGTTAAATTCGATGAAGTTGTCGATCTCAACGGGATGCTCATCACTCCTGGATTTGTTGACCTTCATGTGCATCTCCGTGAGCCTGGGGGAGAAAAGAAAGAAACAATTGAAACGGGTACAATGGCCGCAGCCAGGGGCGGTTTTACCACCATCGCTGCTATGCCGAACACAAGGCCTGTCCCTGATACACCTGAACACTTCACAGCAATATCTGAAGCAATGAAAGAAAAAGGACATGTGAGGGTTCTGCCGTATGCATCTATTACCGAAAGGCAGGCAGGAAAGAACCTCACAGATATGGAGAGCCTGGCGGAACTTGGAGCATTCGCTTTTACAGACGACGGGGTCGGTGTCCAGGAAGCTGGGAAAATGTACGAGGCGATGCTTGCAGCGGCTAAAGTGAGCAAAGCGGTTGTTGCCCATTGCGAAGATAACAGCCTCCTGTACGGCGGAGCGGTCCACGAAGGCGAGTTTTCAAAGAAACATAATATACCAGGAATTTTATCTGCGGCAGAATCAGTGCACATTGCAAGAGACGTTCTACTTGCTGAAGCTGCCGGTGCACACTATCACGTGTGCCACGTAAGCACGAAAGAGTCAGTGAGGGTGATCAGGGATGCGAAGCGAGCGGGGATAAAAGTGACTGCTGAAGTAACTCCTCATCATCTGATATTATGCGAGGACGATATCCCTGGTGCAGACGCTAATTATAAAATGAACCCGCCTCTCAGAAGACGGGAGGACAGAGAAGCATTGATCGAAGGTCTCCTTGACGGAACGATCGATTTCATTGCAACTGACCATGCACCACATACAAAAGAAGAGAAGGAACTACCTGTTGAAGAAGCGCCGTTTGGAATTGTCGGTCTTGAAATTGCATTCCCGCTCCTTTACACAAAATTGGTGAAAAAGGGAGTCTGCGAGCTTCACGAATTAATCCAGTGGCTGACTGAGAAGCCTGCGGATGCATTTAATCTGCCATACGGAAGACTGGAAGAAGGAAACGCAGCAGATTTTACAATTATAAATCTTGAGCATACTGCCCGGGTTAATCCTGAGGAGTTTTACTCCAAAGGAAAAAATACACCTTTTAAGAATGAACTGCTTACTGCATGGCCTGTTCAGACAGTGGCAGCAGGGAAGACAGCGTGGAAGAATGAGGAGGTTATGTCATGA
- the carB gene encoding carbamoyl-phosphate synthase large subunit — MPKRTDIKKILVIGSGPIVIGQAAEFDYAGTQACQALMEEGYEVVLINSNPATIMTDETIADRVYIEPLTLQFVSRVIRQEQPDGILATLGGQTGLNMAVELSESGLLDEYGIELLGTDLKAIKQAEDRDLFRSLMNELNEPVPASEIVHSLEEARRFVDEIGYPVIVRPAYTLGGTGGGLVYDEEQLKEIVTGGLSSSPVNQCLIEKSIAGFKEVEYEVMRDKNDQAIVVCNMENIDPVGIHTGDSIVVAPSQTLTDREYQILRNSSLKIIRALGIEGGCNVQFALDPYSENYFIIEVNPRVSRSSALASKATGYPIAKLSAKIAVGYQLDECKNPVTLTTYASFEPALDYVVTKIPRWPFDKFDSANRKLGTQMKATGEVMAIGRNLPESLLKAIRSTEVDLQHISFKQGKHFSHEELRKRLVEADDERLILTAEAFRLGYDMEELYSMTKIDRFFLYQIKRIIDMEKDLAENPWDTEVLREAKSLGFSDPEIAAILGINELEVSDYRKEHNIIPVYKMVDTCAAEFASETPYYYGTYEEENESVLTEKPSVLVLGSGPIRIGQGIEFDYATVHTVKAIREAGYEAIIINNNPETVSTDFQISDKLYFEPLTVEDVMHVVEHEKPLGVIVQFGGQTALNLASELEERGVKLLGTSLENMDRAEDRDKFEHMLMDLDIPQPEGKTATSVSEAVGIANGIGYPVLVRPSYVLGGRAMEIVYNEQDLLKYMDRAVKINEKHPVLIDRYLTGKEIEVDAVSDGETVLIPGIMEHIERAGVHSGDSIAVYPTQNISKKLKNQIIDYTIRLARGFNIIGLLNIQFVIHRNNIYVIEVNPRSSRTVPFLSKITGVNMANIATKAILGESLADQGYQTGCLPEPEQVSVKVPVFSFAKLRSVDITLGPEMKSTGEVMGRDYTLEKALYKGLIASGMKIPAYGSVLFTTADKDKGEAVELAKRFHRIGYHLLATEGTAKRIAAENIPVTVVSKIGGNSPDMLDVIEKGQAQFIINTLTKGKQPARDGFRIRREAVEHGIVCLTSMDTAEALLRVMETISFSAEAVGSPKKIREGAGV, encoded by the coding sequence ATGCCTAAACGTACAGATATTAAGAAAATACTTGTCATCGGTTCTGGCCCTATTGTTATCGGCCAGGCAGCGGAATTTGATTATGCCGGCACACAGGCGTGCCAGGCGCTTATGGAAGAAGGCTACGAAGTTGTTCTTATCAATTCCAACCCCGCGACAATTATGACGGACGAAACGATTGCAGACAGAGTATATATTGAACCCCTTACACTGCAGTTTGTAAGCCGTGTTATCAGGCAGGAACAGCCTGACGGCATCCTGGCAACGCTCGGCGGCCAGACAGGACTGAACATGGCGGTGGAGCTTTCCGAGTCAGGTCTTCTGGATGAATACGGAATTGAGCTTCTCGGTACAGATTTGAAGGCGATTAAGCAGGCGGAAGACAGAGATTTGTTCCGCAGCCTCATGAATGAATTAAATGAGCCTGTCCCTGCAAGTGAGATTGTCCACAGTCTGGAAGAAGCGAGAAGATTTGTCGATGAAATCGGTTATCCGGTCATTGTGCGCCCTGCATACACTCTTGGTGGAACAGGGGGCGGCCTTGTATACGACGAAGAACAGCTGAAGGAAATTGTAACAGGCGGCCTGAGCAGCAGTCCGGTGAACCAGTGCCTGATTGAAAAAAGCATCGCAGGATTTAAAGAGGTTGAATATGAGGTCATGCGGGATAAAAATGACCAGGCGATCGTCGTTTGTAACATGGAGAACATTGACCCTGTAGGCATACATACAGGAGATTCCATAGTAGTTGCCCCGAGCCAGACACTGACAGACAGGGAATATCAGATCTTAAGGAATTCCTCCCTGAAGATCATCCGGGCTCTCGGAATCGAAGGGGGCTGCAACGTTCAGTTCGCTCTCGATCCATACAGCGAGAACTACTTTATCATTGAGGTTAATCCACGGGTAAGCCGTTCTTCTGCCCTTGCTTCTAAAGCAACGGGCTACCCGATTGCCAAGCTGTCAGCGAAAATCGCAGTTGGCTACCAGCTCGATGAATGTAAAAACCCGGTTACCCTTACCACTTACGCGAGCTTCGAACCGGCCCTTGATTATGTAGTTACCAAGATTCCGAGATGGCCGTTTGATAAGTTTGATTCAGCAAACCGAAAGCTTGGCACCCAGATGAAAGCTACTGGTGAAGTGATGGCAATCGGGAGAAATCTTCCGGAATCTTTATTAAAAGCAATCAGATCGACAGAGGTTGACCTGCAGCACATAAGTTTTAAACAGGGAAAACATTTCAGCCATGAAGAGCTGAGGAAACGTTTAGTTGAGGCAGACGACGAGCGGTTAATTTTAACTGCGGAAGCTTTCCGTCTTGGTTATGATATGGAAGAGTTATATTCTATGACGAAAATCGACCGCTTCTTCCTTTACCAGATTAAGAGAATAATTGATATGGAAAAAGATTTGGCGGAAAACCCGTGGGATACAGAAGTGCTCCGGGAAGCAAAAAGCCTTGGCTTCTCAGACCCGGAAATCGCAGCAATCCTGGGAATTAATGAACTGGAGGTTTCCGACTACAGGAAAGAACACAATATCATTCCGGTTTATAAAATGGTAGACACGTGTGCAGCAGAGTTTGCATCAGAAACACCTTATTATTACGGCACATACGAAGAGGAGAACGAGTCGGTTCTCACAGAAAAACCTTCCGTTCTCGTACTTGGTTCAGGCCCAATCCGCATCGGGCAGGGAATCGAGTTTGACTATGCAACCGTCCATACGGTGAAAGCGATCCGGGAAGCGGGCTATGAAGCAATTATCATTAATAATAATCCAGAGACAGTTTCAACGGACTTCCAGATTTCCGACAAGCTTTACTTTGAACCGCTCACAGTGGAGGATGTCATGCATGTTGTCGAGCATGAAAAGCCATTGGGAGTAATCGTGCAGTTCGGGGGGCAGACGGCGCTTAACCTAGCTTCAGAACTGGAGGAAAGAGGAGTTAAACTTCTCGGTACTTCTCTGGAAAATATGGACCGGGCAGAGGACAGAGATAAATTTGAACATATGCTCATGGACCTTGACATACCACAGCCGGAAGGAAAAACAGCAACCTCTGTATCAGAAGCAGTGGGAATCGCAAACGGCATCGGCTACCCTGTACTGGTAAGGCCTTCCTACGTACTCGGTGGGAGAGCAATGGAAATTGTCTATAACGAACAGGATCTTCTTAAATATATGGACAGGGCTGTAAAAATTAATGAGAAGCATCCTGTATTGATTGACCGGTATCTCACAGGTAAAGAAATTGAAGTGGATGCTGTATCAGACGGAGAAACAGTGCTGATCCCTGGAATTATGGAACATATTGAACGTGCCGGCGTGCACTCAGGAGACTCCATTGCCGTATATCCGACACAGAATATCAGTAAAAAACTGAAAAACCAGATTATCGACTATACGATCAGGCTTGCAAGAGGATTCAATATTATCGGCCTGCTGAACATTCAGTTTGTTATTCACCGCAACAATATCTATGTAATTGAAGTGAACCCAAGATCCAGCAGAACAGTGCCGTTTTTAAGCAAGATTACTGGTGTAAATATGGCTAACATCGCAACGAAGGCAATTCTTGGGGAAAGCCTTGCAGACCAGGGATATCAAACAGGCTGCCTTCCTGAACCTGAGCAGGTATCCGTGAAAGTGCCTGTGTTCTCTTTCGCAAAACTGCGCAGTGTAGACATCACTCTGGGACCGGAAATGAAATCAACCGGTGAAGTAATGGGAAGAGATTATACACTTGAAAAAGCACTGTATAAAGGGCTGATTGCATCCGGCATGAAAATACCAGCCTATGGTTCCGTACTCTTCACTACTGCTGATAAAGATAAAGGGGAAGCAGTGGAGCTGGCGAAACGATTCCACAGAATCGGCTACCATCTGCTCGCAACGGAAGGAACAGCGAAAAGAATCGCTGCTGAAAACATCCCTGTAACAGTAGTTTCAAAGATTGGGGGGAATTCCCCTGACATGCTTGATGTCATAGAAAAGGGCCAGGCACAGTTTATTATCAACACATTGACAAAAGGAAAGCAGCCTGCCAGGGATGGGTTCAGAATCAGGCGGGAAGCGGTGGAACACGGGATTGTCTGCCTCACTTCGATGGATACGGCAGAAGCATTGCTGAGAGTAATGGAAACAATCTCCTTCTCTGCAGAAGCTGTTGGGTCGCCGAAAAAAATAAGGGAAGGTGCTGGCGTATGA